One Manihot esculenta cultivar AM560-2 chromosome 6, M.esculenta_v8, whole genome shotgun sequence DNA segment encodes these proteins:
- the LOC110617768 gene encoding UPF0057 membrane protein At4g30660, translating into MPTRCEIFCEILIAVLLPPLGVCLRHGCCSVEFCICLLLTILGYIPGIIYALYAIVFVNRDEYFDEYRRPLYSSY; encoded by the exons ATGCCTACACGCTGCGAGATCTTCTGCGAAATTCTCATCGCCGTCTTGCTTCCTCCTTTAGGCGTTTGCCTCAGGCATGGCTGTTGTAGC GTTGAATTTTGCATTTGTTTGCTTCTGACTATCCTAGGCTACATTCCTGGAATAATTTATGCTCTGTACGCCATCGTTTTCGTCAATCGTGATGAATACTTTGATGAGTATAGGCGTCCTCTCTACTCCTCCTACTAG
- the LOC110616853 gene encoding shikimate O-hydroxycinnamoyltransferase translates to MKINIKESSLIHPAEDLPNNLHLWLSNLDRTHERNNIPTVYFYKAADHPNTFEVKVLKDALSKVLVLFYPAAGRLGRDNKGRLEIVCNNEGALFIEAETDYELDELGDLMLTQVSQLIPSIDYSQGISSFPLFTAQVTKFKCGGLSLGLRNHHTIADGFAALHLVNTWCDVARGLSITTPPFIDRTILRCRDPPTPKFQHVEYDKPLSMSSDAQILTSQQNCIEIFKITPQQLQTLKNKVKNVDGKTKYTTYETLTAHIWRCTCKARALPYHQLTKLLVPVDGRSRLHPPLPPGFFGNVVFTATLVVLSGEILAETLKDTVERIHNELKRMDDEYMRSAIDYLEVLDDLTPTFRGANTCRCPNLSIVSWMRLPFYDADFGMGKPIFVRPANPLEGKGNIMRTQSDDGSCQLAICLQEDHMQSFQKLFYEF, encoded by the exons ATGAAGATCAACATAAAGGAATCTAGTCTGATACACCCAGCTGAAGATTTGCCTAATAATCTCCATCTATGGCTCTCTAATTTAGATCGAACTCATGAAAGAAACAACATTCCTACAGTCTACTTCTATAAGGCAGCTGATCATCCCAACACCTTTGAAGTTAAAGTGCTTAAGGATGCTTTGAGCAAAGTTCTTGTGTTGTTTTATCCGGCGGCCGGAAGGTTAGGAAGAGATAACAAAGGAAGACTTGAGATTGTTTGTAATAATGAAGGTGCGTTGTTCATAGAGGCTGAAACAGACTACGAATTAGATGAACTTGGTGACTTGATGCTCACACAAGTTTCTCAACTTATTCCATCTATTGATTATTCACAAGGCATCTCTTCTTTCCCACTCTTTACTGCTCAG GTCACTAAGTTCAAATGTGGTGGACTATCTCTCGGACTTCGAAATCATCACACAATAGCAGATGGCTTTGCGGCTCTCCACTTAGTTAACACATGGTGTGATGTTGCACGAGGCCTCTCCATTACAACACCACCGTTCATTGATAGAACCATTCTCCGCTGTAGAGACCCACCAACCCCAAAATTTCAACACGTTGAGTATGATAAGCCACTTTCCATGAGCTCTGACGCCCAAATCCTAACATCACAACAAAATTGTATTGAAATCTTTAAGATCACTCCTCAACAACTTCAAACCTTGAAAAACAAGGTAAAGAATGTTGATGGCAAAACAAAGTACACTACCTATGAGACCTTAACTGCACATATATGGCGTTGCACATGCAAAGCACGTGCTTTACCTTATCATCAACTAACTAAGTTACTCGTACCCGTCGATGGTCGGTCTAGATTGCATCCTCCACTTCCACCTGGCTTTTTTGGTAATGTAGTCTTTACGGCAACCCTAGTTGTTTTATCTGGCGAGATTCTAGCAGAGACACTGAAGGATACTGTTGAAAGAATTCATAACGAATTAAAGAGGATGGATGATGAGTATATGAGATCGGCGATTGATTACTTGGAAGTTTTGGATGACCTAACACCTACCTTCCGAGGCGCCAATACTTGTCGATGCCCAAACCTTAGCATTGTTAGTTGGATGAGACTGCCTTTCTATGATGCTGATTTTGGAATGGGAAAACCCATATTTGTGAGGCCTGCAAATCCACTTGAAGGCAAGGGAAACATAATGAGAACTCAAAGTGATGATGGAAGTTGCCAATTGGCCATCTGCCTACAGGAAGATCACATGCAATCCTTCCAAAAGTTGTTTTATGAATTTTGA